The genomic region GAAGCCTGTGGGGTGAACTCTACACAAGTTCCGCAGTTACAGAGAACCAATATTTACACTTCACACGAAGCTTTGATTTTACCTTTTGAGCAAGCGATGACACGTCAGGATAGCCTATCTGGACGTTGGTATGACTGTTCGGCACACATGGTGTGGATTGGTGATAGAACTCGACAAATTGATGCAGCTCACATGGAGTTCTTTCGTGGTATTAATAATCCTGTTGGCATGAAAGTGGGGCCCAGTATGGATGCCGATGAATTGATTAAAATTTTGGATGTCTTAAATCCTAATAATGAAGAAGGGCGCATTAATCTGATTAGTCGCTTTGGCCATGGTAAAGTTGCATCGATGTTGCCGCCACTCGTTAAACGCGTGCGTGACGAAGGTCGCAATGTACTTTGGAGTTGTGATCCGATGCACGGCAATACTTTCACAGCTGCCTCAGGCTTTAAGACTCGTGATGTTCAATTTATCACAGATGAGATAAAAGCATTCTTTGATACACATGGGGAAGCTGGAACGGTGCCTGGTGGTCTTCATTTTGAACTTACTGGTGCCAATGTAACGGAGATTTGTGGTGGAGCGCAGAAAATTTCTGATCTTGATTTAGCAAAGAATTACCAGACAAATTGTGATCCACGATTGAATTGTCAGCAAAGTCTTGAATTGGCTTATGATATTGCGGAAATGTTGCAAAAATGATTTTATCGGAGCTCTCTACTTATGAAAGTTTGAGTGAGCGTGAACTTGCTCAGTCAATCAAAGCTATTGAGCTCCAGTTAAGTTATCTGCAAAGACAAATAGCAGATAATGATATTCCCGTTTTCATTCTTATTGATGGTTTATCTACCGCAGGCAAGAGTGCTTGTATAGGTCATTTAGTACAGGCTTTTGACCCACGTTTCTATCGTGTGGCTTCGGGTTTAAAAAAGAAAGATCAGATTTCATGGCTCCAGCCTTTTTGGGATGCGAACCCCGCAAAAGGGACGATTAGTTTTTTTGATCGTTCATGGTACCGCATGGCTTTTCGCAAAGAACTTGCAGCAGAAGGCTCGGGATGTAATTATTTTGATGAAGCAGTGGAGTTTGAGAAAAAGCATTTGCTGAATGGTGCACTTGTGATAAAGATTTTTTTACATATTTCCAAGGATACTCAAGCTGAGCGCCTGCAAATTTTGAAAGCAGATAAAAAGCTTGCTTGGCGAGTCGATAAGCATGACTTCGAGCAAAATAAAAACTTTGACAAGTACCAGCATGCCGCAAATGAAATGATTGAGAGATCAGATTTTTCACAATCATCGTGGAATATTATTCCTGCGGATAATCCCTCTTACGCCTTTTTGAAAGCCTCTGAATGCCTGGTTAAGGCAATGACTGACTTTATGAGTGAGCGTAAGCAAGATCTAGCTATCTCTAGTTCTTTAAGTGATTGTGCGATTCCGAAGCGTCCCGCTTTACAGAGTTCGGATATTAGCAAGAAAGATTATGAAAAGCAATTGCCTAAGCTTCAGCAGCGTCTTCAGGAGCTTTCTTATAAGCTCTATAAGAAAAAGCGTTCTGCCATTATTATGTTTGAAGGCTGGGATGCAGCGGGCAAAGGCGGTGCGATTAAAAGGCTTTTACGTTTTGTCGACCCACGAAATTATCGAGTATGCCCGATAGCGGCGCCGAGTTCACTTGATAAGCGTCATCATTATCTCTGGCGTTTTTGGACTCAATTTCCCGACTTGGGAAATTTATTGATTTTTGATCGTTCATGGTATGGCCGCGTTTTAGTTGAGCGAGTAGAAGGCTTTTGCTCAGAAGATGAATGGCAACGTGCCTATGATGAAATTGCTTTAACGGAAAAACATCTTGTCAAGGAAGGTGTGATTGTGATTAAATTTTGGCTTGATATCGATAAAGAAATCCAAAAAGAACGCTTTGATTTACGTTTGAAAACATCTCACAAGAGTTGGAAGATTACCGACGAAGACTGGCGTAATCGTGAGAAGTGGGATGAGTATGATGATGCTATCAACGAAATGATCTTTCGAACTTCACGCAAAGGCGCGAAGTGGAATGTGATTGAAGGTAATAATAAAAAGTATGCGCGTATTCAAGTCTTGCAGCAAACTATCAAGGCCTTTGAAAAGGCCTTGGATAGTTAGAGCTTACTGA from Lentisphaera profundi harbors:
- a CDS encoding class II 3-deoxy-7-phosphoheptulonate synthase encodes the protein MTNWTPDSWKTKEIFQQPKWPQDKLEETCAKLAKLPPLVFAGEIESLKTQLAAASRGEAFLLQGGDCAEDFSSCNAPYIRETMKVLLQMAVVLTFGGNKNVVKVGRIAGQYAKPRSSDTEMVNGIEIPSYRGDCVNSPEANLAARTPDPDRLLQAYFHSTATLNLLRAYVQGGYADLHKVHVWNKEFVANSSAGKRYESIAAKIDSAISFMEACGVNSTQVPQLQRTNIYTSHEALILPFEQAMTRQDSLSGRWYDCSAHMVWIGDRTRQIDAAHMEFFRGINNPVGMKVGPSMDADELIKILDVLNPNNEEGRINLISRFGHGKVASMLPPLVKRVRDEGRNVLWSCDPMHGNTFTAASGFKTRDVQFITDEIKAFFDTHGEAGTVPGGLHFELTGANVTEICGGAQKISDLDLAKNYQTNCDPRLNCQQSLELAYDIAEMLQK